In Marinobacter sp. M3C, the genomic stretch AACGCCGGCGCAACTGCCTGATCGCCCATGGCGGTAACGTAAACATCGGCTTGGTTATTGACCGACTCGGGTATCAAATTAAGGGTTTCCAACAGCAGGATGAGACGCTCGACGCCCATGGCAAAACCAACGGCGACCGTGGGTTTCCCGCCCAGTTGCTCTACCAATCCATCATAGCGGCCACCAGCGCAAATCGTGCCTTGGGCGCCCAGGCTGTCTGTAATCCACTCAAATACCGTCTTACCGTAGTAGTCCAGGCCGCGGACCAGCGCCGGATTCACCGTGTACGTGATTCCGGCGGCGTCCAACAATTGCTTCAAACGTTCAAAATGATCACGAGATTCGTCGTCAAGCCAGGCGTCCAGTTTTGGTGCCTGCTCCAGAATCTTGCGGGTAGCCGCGCTTTTGCTGTCCAGAATCCGCAAAGGGTTGCTTTCAAGGCGGCGCTGACTATCTTCATCGAGCTCGGCTTTGAATTGCTGCAGGTAAGCAACTAACGCCTCGCGATAGTTTCGGCGGGCTTCAGCGGTGCCAATCGAGTTGATTTCGAGACGCGCATGACCAGCCAGACCAAACGTTTTCCACAAACGCGCCGTCAGAATAAGAAGCTCTGCGTCTATGTCTGGCCCAGCCATGCCAAAACACTCGACACCCACTTGGTGGAACTGGCGGTAACGCCCTTTTTGTGGGCGCTCGTAG encodes the following:
- the hisS gene encoding histidine--tRNA ligase codes for the protein MAKIQAIRGMNDILPEQTPVWQYVEATVRKVLGQYGYQEIRMPIVEQTDLFKRSIGEVTDIVEKEMYTFEDRNGDSLTLRPEGTAGCARAAEEHGLLFNQTRRMWYTGQMFRYERPQKGRYRQFHQVGVECFGMAGPDIDAELLILTARLWKTFGLAGHARLEINSIGTAEARRNYREALVAYLQQFKAELDEDSQRRLESNPLRILDSKSAATRKILEQAPKLDAWLDDESRDHFERLKQLLDAAGITYTVNPALVRGLDYYGKTVFEWITDSLGAQGTICAGGRYDGLVEQLGGKPTVAVGFAMGVERLILLLETLNLIPESVNNQADVYVTAMGDQAVAPALLLAEELRDQLPGYTIISHCGAGSFKSQMKKADRSGARYALILGDNELQNQSVGLKPLRTDEPQQELPRQQVAEALTQALSQ